The genomic window TACAGGAGCTTTCTTTGATTTAAAACGAGGTTTGATGGTTGACATTTTAGGGAGTGTCATAGACTTGAGAAGTCTTAAGATACGGCCTTAAGAAATATTAACGCCATAATCACGCAGAAGAATGATTTTAAAAGCTCTCGTTCCAATTCTTTTCTTGGCTTTCATATAAATCTCAAGGAGTGATTTTCTCAAACGTTGATTTTCTACTTCACGCTTCGAAGGATTCTTATTTATGAAGTTATAGTAGGTGGAACGATTGACATGTAAAACACGACAGAGCATAACTGTCGTGTGTTCAAATCTGAGTCTATAGATGGCTTTCAATCTTACTTGGAGTTTTGCATGAATATGGCACTCGCTTTTTTTAAGATCAGATTTTCTTCCTCTAGTTGGGCATTCCTTTTTTGTAATTTTTGAATCTGTTTAGCAGTCAACACCGTATTATCTTCAAGACGCACTTGAGAGTACTGCTTAATCCATTTTGCAAGTGCAGAAGAAGATACCCCATAATCTTTACAGAGTTCAGTTTGTGTTTTACCAGTTTGATAGAGATTAACAAGCGATTGTTTGAAATCCTCGTTGTAACGTTTAAAAACTGACATAAAAGTCCTTTCATTTTTGTGTCTTAATAGACAGATTATAACACCCAATTTTCTGTCCACTTTTATAGTATAGCTCCATTTTCGTGCTGGTCGTCGCAACTATACAATTTTCCAAGTTGGGAAAGCGACCTTGTTAAGAGTAAGTGATGTCATGAAATTAAAGAAAACAGATGTCTTTAATCTTGATGGAACAGTCAAACAAACTGCATTTATTCATGATCAAAAAACAGGTAAGGGAAATACGTTATATTTAAAACCTGTCCAACAAGATTTAATGCTTTATCATGCATGGCTCATCCAACAAAACATGAATTCAGAGTGGTTATTTCCTTCAACTTCTCGTCCTGATCGTCCTATTACCGAGAAACAGTTTTATAAGATTATGGCACGAGTTGGTGATCTTTTAGGAATCAACTATCTAGGAACGCATACCATGCGTAAAACAGGCGCTTATCGGGTCTATACCCAGTCAAACTATAATATTGGTTTAGTGATGCATTTATTAAACCATTCAAGTGAAGCCATGACCTTAACGTATCTTGGATTAGATCAAGCTAGTCGAGAAACGATGTTAGACCAAATTGATTTTGGGTAATGAATGTTTAGAACTTAGTAGTCGTCCAAAAACGACTACTTTTTTTGTTGAATCGTCCGAGGACGATTCGATGCTTTTGACTTATAAGAACAGGATTGAATGAAGCCATACTGTTCGCATATTTTTAGTGGATGAACAAACAAAATACGAGAGATTTTTTGTTCGTTCATCCATGGTTTTAGAAAAAAGAGGGACGATTTCGGAAGAAGAAAATCGTCTCTTTTTTTTCTTCTTTTTGTATGACAAAAAGAAAGATCTTTTGCCCATTTTATTTTTATCAAATGGGCATTTGGCGTTTGCGTAAAGCAAATCGACACAATCCAAAGGGGATAAAAGGGGAAAGTGAAACTTCCCCCTTTTCAAGCCACATTGTAATACAAGAACGAAGTGCTTTGTATTACAATGTGATAGCTTGCAGTATTTATGGTTTTATATGGTCTATTTTGTTATAATGATTGTAACCGAATAGGGCGCAATGCTTATTACAAAATCAATGACAAAGGGCGATTGAGGAATGAGCGCTGGGGCATTTTATCTTTGAGGAGGCTATTTATGGATCAGAAAGAAGTATCACAAAATCAAACAAAGTACATTCAATTTAGATTATCTGAAGAACAATACAATAAGCTGAAAATTTCAGGAGAAACATATGGACTCTCTCCGAATCTCTATGCGAAAAAATTAGCACAAAAATCTCATTTAAAAAAACCGTATCTCGAACATGACCAAGCGAAATCTTTATTGTTAGAACTCTCAAAACAAGGAACGAATTTAAATCAAATTGCCAAGAAACTCAATCAATTCGATCGGATGGACAACCAAGATAAAGAGTTGGTCGAGGCTTTACGCTATACATACGGAGTACTCGCTCAAGCTCAAAAGGGGTATCAAGAGTTATGGCAACAATTGCAAAAATAAGCAATGGCGCAAGTGCAGCGAGCGCCCTTAATTATGCTTTAGGTCAAAACAGACCCATGCATGAAAAAACTGAACAGTGGCTACAAGACCAT from Streptococcus macedonicus ACA-DC 198 includes these protein-coding regions:
- a CDS encoding Transposase TnpA, with the protein product MLCRVLHVNRSTYYNFINKNPSKREVENQRLRKSLLEIYMKAKKRIGTRAFKIILLRDYGVNIS
- a CDS encoding Transposase produces the protein MSVFKRYNEDFKQSLVNLYQTGKTQTELCKDYGVSSSALAKWIKQYSQVRLEDNTVLTAKQIQKLQKRNAQLEEENLILKKASAIFMQNSK
- the yoeC gene encoding putative plasmid associated integrase/recombinase; amino-acid sequence: MLRVSDVMKLKKTDVFNLDGTVKQTAFIHDQKTGKGNTLYLKPVQQDLMLYHAWLIQQNMNSEWLFPSTSRPDRPITEKQFYKIMARVGDLLGINYLGTHTMRKTGAYRVYTQSNYNIGLVMHLLNHSSEAMTLTYLGLDQASRETMLDQIDFG
- the mobC gene encoding Mobilization protein encodes the protein MDQKEVSQNQTKYIQFRLSEEQYNKLKISGETYGLSPNLYAKKLAQKSHLKKPYLEHDQAKSLLLELSKQGTNLNQIAKKLNQFDRMDNQDKELVEALRYTYGVLAQAQKGYQELWQQLQK